The DNA sequence CTATAGTCTATAAGCGCGACTATAGAGAATCTGCATTAATAAGTTCTTAAcagtacatacatataaaccACGATTGACCCGGCTACCGGAATCCGCGTTCTGTATTGCGAGGGGTTAATCTGTTTAATTACACACGTGAGTCATCTGGACTGGCCAGAGAAATGTTATATTATGATTATCTTTCAAGGAAAGAATGGTATATTGCTATCTAAAGAAAACAATTATTACTATACAATTACCTAAGTTTTATCAATTGAAACATGAATTGACAATATTTTAAGCCGATATCTCCAAGTGTTTCTAGTCGGAACGTTGTGGTAGGAGGATATGATTACCTTGTAGTTATATATCATTGGTGACGGGATACTCATAAAAGACTGTAGTTAGTCTACAAAGCAGTATTATACTTTATTTCATTGTAGGATTTGTGGCGGTTTCTCCGTACGTGAACGTGAAATTAAGATTGTACCTCGATATAACTCGGCAGAAATCGGGTTAAGTCGATCTTGCGCGAAATTCTATTTCAAGtgtcaaattaaaaaaaaagcttATATTAATTGTCCTGTATAATAATGGGATTACTATCCGAAGGAAGCCCTTTAACCtgggaagaaacgaaaaatcttGCTGACCATGTTCGGAAACATGGAATTATTCAATTCATTAACCTATACAAGAGACTCAGGGATCGACAGGGTGATATACTCAAATGGGGCGATGaggtaatatttattttttacattttcgttATGTGACATTTATCAACACTTATCGTAATGTCATGCAATAATATTATTGCATATATATGCTAAGTTATTAGGAAGCACGTTATCTTCTTTTCGTGTAATTTTCATACGGAATGATAGAAATACAAATCACGCAATATCTTCTATTATTAACTTatgttaatttttaaagaataattttaattttattgataaacattatttctattatattatttttaatttaatataataatgtagTTATCATATCCCATGtgcaattgtaaaaatataattttgataaaaaattaaatttagacCTTAATTCATTATCTATTTGTTATCtgtatattacttttatttgtTTGAACTTTTATAACATTCTTACGACATTAATGTTTGTAGAGGcaataaatgaatatttccAGCAATTATAGATATTAAACTACTGTAAGGAATGACCTTGAGTTTTCTCCTACTACAATTCAGTCTTAGATACATGATTCAACATTTTTTGCTCTATTTTATTGATATATCGCCCACTTATAAAAAATTGACATATTTCTTAAATCTACTCTTATCATTGTTACTtccatatttaaattattaatatttttaatgtgaTTTCTAAATAGGTTGAATATATGCTTATTAAATTTGATGATAAAGCAAAAACTGCAAAGCTTAGTTTAAGAGCTgcagaaatattaaaaatattaaatgaaaaagaatATAATGATCCAGAGTAAGTAtcttattctttattttttaaaaagaattttaatcgatgtaaattacaaatattactgaaatatatcTTAAGTTAGCtgtttaaatatataacaatatattttaataataattatattttttttaataatgataaaataatctaaaatatttaaataatttgtttcacaGCAATATTAAATCATTATGGAGACCTGAATATGGTGCTTATATGTTAGAAGGCACACCAGGGAAACCATATGGTGGCTTATTAGTTCATTTTAATGTTGTTGAAGCTAACATGAGATATAGAAGGCAAGAAGCTTCAAAATTACTTGAACCCAATGAAGTTTTAATGTCTTTAACTAATTTTCCTAGGTATGTAAGTTagtatttttatcaaaatttattatatttgatatGTATGAAATACATTGTTAGCTTAAATATTCTCTTACAGAACAGGAGCATATGATTTCACAGATCCTCCAACACATCCAACTCCAAATTCAGGGGCATcaaaaagtttattttttCCAGATGAAGCTATATATCCAGGTCATCCGCGATTTAAGACATTAACGAGAAATATAAGACTACGACGTGGAGAAAAAGTTGCTATAAACATTCCTAGTATGTACTTATTGTATTTAATAGTTGTACATGTGTATCTTTTTATGAACATAAAAATTCAGTTAGAACTTGACATGAAGTGTTTCTTTGTAGtttataaagataaaaatgtttcaagtCCTTTTAAAGAGGATTTTAGTCCCTTTATTGAAGATGAATCAAGTTGTGCAGCAAGAGAAGATCATATTTACATGGATGCCATGGGTTTTGGAATGGGTTGTTGCTGTCTACAACTTACTTTTCAGGCTTGTAACATAGAGGAAGCAAGGACATTATATGACCAATTAACGCCTTTATGTCCAATAATGGTCAGTaacatgtaaaaatataattgtgTTTTCATAAGTTTTGAAGGCATGAAGTTAGCATATTCTTTCATGCATACTCTAcagaacatttatttaacattCAACAGTTGGCTCTAACTGCTGCTAGTCCATTTTATCGAGGATATATAAGCGATGTTGATTGCCGGTGGAATGTGATATCTTGCTCTGTAGACTGCAGAACACAGGAAGAACGCGGCTTAAAGCCTTTGGAAGAAAACAAATTCAGAATTAGTAAATCTAGATATGATTCTATTGATTCATATCTTAGTGAACAAggagaaaaatataacgatgTTCCCTTGATATATGATGATGAAGTATATAAACAACTATTAGATAATGGAATTGATAAATTACTTGCACAGCATATAGCTCACTTATTTATCAGAGATACtgtatctttattttctgAAAAAGTCCATCAAAATGATTTGGAGGATACTGATCACTTTGAAgtaattatcattattattatcaattgAGTTTATCTATAAAAATTTAGCTTTGTATACAaacacaaaatataaaatttcagaaCATACAATCAACTAATTGGCAAACTATGCGATTCAAGCCACCACCACCAAATTCATCTATAGGATGGCGTGTTGAATTTCGTCCATGCGAAGTTCAAATTACGGATTTTGAAAATGCTGCAATAGTTTGTTTTATTGTCCTTCTTACAAGAGTTATTTTAAGTTATAAATTAAACCTTTTGATACCAATTAGTAAAGTTGATAAAAATATGGCTCGGGCACAAAGGAGAAATGCAGTTACAGCAGAAAAATTTTGGTTCCGTCGAGATATTACATCAGACGCAAAAAAGCAAGATGATGGACAACCAGAGTATACAGAATTTACTGTTAACGAAATTATTAATGGAAAGGTATTAATACTTTGTTCATGAATGAAATCAATTAATAGATCTCAAAAATATcctataatatattatttgtatcAGGATGGTATTTTTCCGGGTTTAATACCGTTAGTAAATTCGTACTTAGCTAGTATGGATGTAGATGCAGATACGCATTGTACTGTACAAgcatatataaaattcatacaAAAAAGAGCTTCTGGAGAATTATTAACGACTGCTGCATGGTTAAGGAAGGAAGTTGTTTCACACCCAGAGTACAAGTACGTATGTCCTTTagtatatatgtgtgtatgtgtcTGTGCAAAATgtatgaaaatttttattatatttctaacCCTATATTACATTATCTAGAAACGATTCTGTAATAACACAACGCATCAACTATGACTTATTAAAAAAAGTACAAAAGATTATATCTAATGAAATATCGTGTCCAGAATTACTCGGAACGTGTATGCTATCAAAAACTAATGAAACTATACCTGCAGCAGTTGCAAAAGCGGAAAAGGTTCCCATGTGAATTATTGTTGTTAATGGCAATGGATTAAATATGCttaaatagatatatatattatattatatatatatattttatatatatatatatataatatatatatataatatagataCACAATGACTTAAATAGATAACGATTAATAtagatttaattttcatttattttagtGCACTTCAGATCTTCTTGTACATACttaacatttaaaatattgtgTGTTCACGTCCAATGATTTCATGGTTTCTAAAAACGGTAACATTCcataaaatgatattatacccagtacattaaaaaaatatatacttttgtAAAAAGCAACAGTTTACTTTGCAATAGCAGTTTAATTAGAGGACAAATTTTAACATaaacatacaatataaattatgATGTTGATATGCTTGAACATAAATAACAACTACTAAATTACAATGAAACATGTCCTACATACATCAATTTtaggaaataaacaaacagCAATCGTTTTCTTCGAGGTCAAATGTACTTCATAATATAGGAAAAaacacattttttttaaatttacgaaattttttaatttcgtaaatattttaaataatgaaaaactTTTGGGATCTACATCGTCTATAGTGCTATTGTTGTTTTATGTTACAATActatattgtttatttaatgATAAATATCATGTAGTTCTTCCCAAAAgtcgaattttattattttattgtgaACAATacttaacaaaatttaatagtattaacatttgtatttaaaaaaatatgtttataaatttttacttattttatattcttatttttattttcctgaACTTGTCCTATAAGAGATATAAGTATTCCATAACAAAGCTATAGATTGTACTACTAAAACCTGATGATGTAAAGgtacaaaataaaagttaaataGTTGTACCATAGGCCAAAtctaaaacaaatttttcattcacaAATCTTTTcacataatttatttttaaatatttttagatatatATTGTCTTAATATGTTAccttgtaattattttttaaaatatctggGTACtcattatacaattttttttttaattgttctAAGTCATTTCCTTGTAGAATACCAATTGTTGATAGTAAAACTATTAAAAATGCAGGTgcaaaaaataattgatcaCAAGACACCTTCTTTAATACTACAATTCCTCCCTTTGAGCCAATATATTTATCTAATATTCCATACCAAGTTCGTGTGACAGGACCCTGCCATATAAATTTAatggaatttattttataaaagctTATGCAacaaatgtataatttattcaatttaatcaattactttatagattttattattattttacaatcaTATGCATTATTAAGCTTTAGTAAATCAATATCATAcatgttataaataaaaatcaaacaTTTTTGCAGTTTTACATCAAATTTACTTACAGTAAGGAAAAGTCCTATGCATCCAAACTGAGCTGTTCTTATAAAATctaaatctttaatttttcttcgctCAACTAGATTTTGTGCAATCTGATCTCCAAGTGCCATTAACGTACCTATTcgtttaaaaatgtaaataactattaatatatgtataataataaaagaatttttggTATTTTAAAAATGCTGTATATGTATGTTTTTTACCCGCTTGTACCGCTTGAGTGAGTAACGGATATCTTGTTAAGAACCTTTGGTATATTTTGACAACACCCAACA is a window from the Bombus huntii isolate Logan2020A chromosome 6, iyBomHunt1.1, whole genome shotgun sequence genome containing:
- the LOC126867010 gene encoding glutamate--cysteine ligase catalytic subunit; this encodes MGLLSEGSPLTWEETKNLADHVRKHGIIQFINLYKRLRDRQGDILKWGDEVEYMLIKFDDKAKTAKLSLRAAEILKILNEKEYNDPDNIKSLWRPEYGAYMLEGTPGKPYGGLLVHFNVVEANMRYRRQEASKLLEPNEVLMSLTNFPRTGAYDFTDPPTHPTPNSGASKSLFFPDEAIYPGHPRFKTLTRNIRLRRGEKVAINIPIYKDKNVSSPFKEDFSPFIEDESSCAAREDHIYMDAMGFGMGCCCLQLTFQACNIEEARTLYDQLTPLCPIMLALTAASPFYRGYISDVDCRWNVISCSVDCRTQEERGLKPLEENKFRISKSRYDSIDSYLSEQGEKYNDVPLIYDDEVYKQLLDNGIDKLLAQHIAHLFIRDTVSLFSEKVHQNDLEDTDHFENIQSTNWQTMRFKPPPPNSSIGWRVEFRPCEVQITDFENAAIVCFIVLLTRVILSYKLNLLIPISKVDKNMARAQRRNAVTAEKFWFRRDITSDAKKQDDGQPEYTEFTVNEIINGKDGIFPGLIPLVNSYLASMDVDADTHCTVQAYIKFIQKRASGELLTTAAWLRKEVVSHPEYKNDSVITQRINYDLLKKVQKIISNEISCPELLGTCMLSKTNETIPAAVAKAEKVPM
- the LOC126867015 gene encoding protein Mpv17 isoform X2, translated to MALGDQIAQNLVERRKIKDLDFIRTAQFGCIGLFLTGPVTRTWYGILDKYIGSKGGIVVLKKVSCDQLFFAPAFLIVLLSTIGILQGNDLEQLKKKLYNEYPDILKNNYKIWPMVQLFNFYFVPLHHQVLVVQSIALLWNTYISYRTSSGK
- the LOC126867015 gene encoding protein Mpv17 isoform X1, translated to MTHPMNMLGVVKIYQRFLTRYPLLTQAVQAGTLMALGDQIAQNLVERRKIKDLDFIRTAQFGCIGLFLTGPVTRTWYGILDKYIGSKGGIVVLKKVSCDQLFFAPAFLIVLLSTIGILQGNDLEQLKKKLYNEYPDILKNNYKIWPMVQLFNFYFVPLHHQVLVVQSIALLWNTYISYRTSSGK